In a single window of the Nocardioides sp. L-11A genome:
- a CDS encoding matrixin family metalloprotease, with translation MERWRSALVLVLSAVLFVGVVAIGPGSEMAALRRIIGLGKDPLGQPADVAPGGVHAFLEHQPRQADEPVTWDPCREIRYEINPDQAPDDAEETVAFVQDGIAEVAAITGLRFAYEGRTDRRPEHGGRGLLTARPAPVLVAWATDDEVEELKGAVAGVGGATARSYDDAWLWFVTGGVTLDADAFDRIAEERDGGEQARAILLHELGHLVGLDHVDSPAELMYADNVGQAGFGQGDLNGLAQLGKGRCR, from the coding sequence ATGGAGCGCTGGCGGTCGGCACTCGTGCTGGTGCTGAGCGCTGTGCTCTTCGTCGGGGTGGTCGCGATCGGGCCCGGCAGTGAGATGGCCGCGCTGCGGCGGATCATCGGCCTCGGCAAGGACCCGCTCGGGCAGCCCGCCGACGTCGCGCCGGGCGGCGTGCACGCCTTCCTCGAGCACCAGCCGCGCCAGGCGGACGAGCCGGTCACCTGGGATCCCTGCCGCGAGATCCGCTACGAGATCAACCCCGACCAGGCACCCGACGACGCCGAGGAGACGGTCGCCTTCGTCCAGGACGGGATCGCCGAGGTCGCGGCGATCACCGGCCTGCGCTTCGCCTACGAGGGCCGCACCGACCGGCGACCCGAGCACGGCGGCCGCGGCCTGCTCACCGCACGGCCGGCCCCGGTCCTCGTCGCCTGGGCCACCGACGACGAGGTCGAGGAGCTCAAGGGGGCCGTCGCCGGCGTGGGCGGCGCGACCGCCCGGTCGTACGACGACGCGTGGCTCTGGTTCGTGACCGGCGGTGTCACCCTGGACGCCGACGCCTTCGACCGGATCGCGGAGGAGCGCGACGGCGGCGAGCAGGCCCGGGCGATCCTGCTCCACGAGCTCGGGCACCTGGTCGGCCTGGACCACGTCGACTCCCCGGCCGAGCTGATGTACGCAGACAACGTGGGTCAGGCCGGGTTCGGGCAGGGCGATCTCAACGGCCTCGCGCAGCTGGGGAAGGGCCGCTGCCGATGA
- a CDS encoding amino acid ABC transporter permease, whose translation MYSTTSVMAAGTTYPFDWDAFTDYLLHPSSMVIHGLGLTVLIAVLSQFLGTLIGIGADLTRRARFAPLRWLASGYVWLFRGTPFLVQVSIIYFAGLPFFGLAIFGGYRWDDVEVVGYLIAGRVIAGIFALSLNEGAYMAEIVRSGIDSVDRGQVEAAHAVGMTSRQTTRRIVLPQALRTIVPPLGNQFNLMLKSTSLLSVISVTELYTAAAIIQGQTFQPFEVFGAVAIYYLALTAGWTLIQGRIERRLGRGWGETPPRRTRPSRTRRLEVTS comes from the coding sequence ATGTACTCGACCACCTCGGTCATGGCCGCGGGAACCACCTATCCCTTCGACTGGGACGCCTTCACCGACTACCTCCTGCACCCGAGCAGCATGGTGATCCACGGCCTGGGGCTGACCGTCCTCATCGCCGTGCTCTCCCAGTTCCTCGGCACCCTGATCGGCATCGGCGCCGACCTCACCCGGCGGGCACGCTTCGCCCCGCTGCGCTGGCTGGCCTCCGGCTACGTCTGGCTGTTCCGCGGCACGCCCTTCCTCGTCCAGGTGTCGATCATCTACTTCGCCGGCCTGCCGTTCTTCGGGCTCGCGATCTTCGGCGGCTACCGGTGGGACGACGTCGAGGTCGTCGGGTACCTGATCGCCGGCCGGGTCATCGCGGGCATCTTCGCCCTCTCCCTCAACGAGGGCGCCTACATGGCCGAGATCGTGCGCTCAGGGATCGACTCCGTCGACCGGGGCCAGGTCGAGGCGGCGCATGCGGTCGGGATGACCTCCCGGCAGACCACCCGCCGGATCGTCCTGCCCCAGGCACTGCGCACGATCGTCCCGCCGTTGGGCAACCAGTTCAACCTGATGCTCAAGAGCACCTCGCTGCTCTCGGTGATCAGCGTGACCGAGCTGTACACGGCGGCCGCCATCATCCAGGGCCAGACCTTCCAGCCCTTCGAGGTCTTCGGCGCCGTGGCCATCTACTACCTCGCCCTCACCGCCGGCTGGACCCTGATCCAGGGCCGGATCGAACGCCGGCTGGGCCGCGGCTGGGGCGAGACGCCGCCCCGGCGTACCCGGCCGTCCCGCACCCGACGACTGGAAGTGACCTCATGA
- a CDS encoding thioredoxin domain-containing protein yields MNRLGAATSPYLLQHKDNPVDWWEWGPEAFAEAKRRNVPILLSVGYAACHWCHVMAHESFEDQATADYLNEHYVSIKVDREERPDVDAVYMQATTAMTGQGGWPMTVVMDHEGAPFFAGTYLPDQPRHGSPSFTQVLRALSGAWTDRGDDVRKTAANVAEHLRQEASLPSYALTGERIDSAVATLAQEFDPMAGGFGGAPKFPPTMVLEFLRRYRGESVQQARHMLARTVAAVAGSGMYDQVGGGFARYAVDRGWVVPHFEKMLYDNAQLLGLYARLGSELGDRIATETADFLLRELLTAEGGFASALDADSPAEPGGHAEEGLFYAWTPAQLATVLGPIDGAWAAELFGVTEDGTFEHGMSTLQLRHYPQDPADRARLTEVRRRLLAAREQRPRPARDDKVVAAWNGLAISGLVDAGRRLGRPDYLEAATRAGELLARLHLRDGRLLRVSRDGVAGAHAGVLEDYGCVATGFLALAQATADPRWLGLATRLLDTALAGFAAPDGGFYDTSADAEVLVTRPRDPGDNASPSGLSSLVHALVEAHALTGEGRYRDAAETALATVSVLADKAPRFAGWSLAAAVTMLDGPLEVAVVGPPGARRDALVARALALPGAVVIAADPADPADPATDAIPLLAGRTPVDGLPAAYVCRGFVCERPVTEPDGIG; encoded by the coding sequence ATGAACCGTCTCGGTGCCGCGACGTCGCCGTACCTCCTCCAGCACAAGGACAACCCCGTCGACTGGTGGGAGTGGGGACCGGAGGCATTCGCGGAGGCGAAGCGGCGCAACGTGCCCATCCTCCTCAGCGTCGGGTACGCCGCCTGCCACTGGTGTCATGTCATGGCCCACGAGTCCTTCGAGGACCAGGCGACGGCGGACTACCTCAACGAGCACTACGTCAGCATCAAGGTCGACCGGGAGGAGCGGCCGGACGTCGACGCGGTCTACATGCAGGCCACGACCGCGATGACGGGGCAGGGCGGGTGGCCGATGACGGTGGTGATGGACCACGAGGGGGCGCCGTTCTTCGCGGGGACCTACCTGCCGGACCAGCCGCGGCACGGGTCGCCCTCGTTCACGCAGGTGCTGCGGGCGCTGAGCGGGGCGTGGACCGACCGGGGCGACGACGTACGGAAGACCGCGGCCAACGTGGCCGAGCACCTGCGCCAGGAGGCGAGCCTGCCGTCGTACGCGCTGACGGGGGAGCGGATCGACTCGGCGGTGGCGACGCTGGCGCAGGAGTTCGACCCGATGGCGGGCGGGTTCGGGGGCGCGCCGAAGTTCCCGCCGACGATGGTGCTGGAGTTCCTGCGGCGCTACCGGGGCGAGTCGGTGCAGCAGGCGCGGCACATGCTGGCGCGGACCGTTGCGGCGGTGGCCGGGAGCGGGATGTACGACCAGGTGGGCGGCGGGTTCGCGCGGTACGCCGTCGACCGCGGCTGGGTGGTGCCGCACTTCGAGAAGATGCTCTACGACAACGCCCAGCTGCTCGGGCTCTACGCCCGCCTCGGCAGCGAGCTGGGGGACCGGATCGCCACCGAGACGGCCGACTTCCTGCTCCGGGAGCTGCTGACGGCGGAGGGCGGGTTCGCCTCGGCGCTCGACGCCGACAGCCCGGCCGAGCCGGGCGGGCACGCGGAGGAGGGGCTGTTCTACGCCTGGACGCCCGCTCAGCTCGCGACCGTGCTGGGACCGATCGACGGTGCCTGGGCCGCCGAGCTCTTCGGGGTCACCGAGGACGGGACCTTCGAGCACGGGATGTCGACGCTGCAGCTGCGCCATTATCCACAGGACCCGGCGGACCGCGCCCGCCTGACCGAGGTACGCCGACGGCTGCTCGCCGCCCGGGAGCAGCGTCCGCGTCCGGCCCGTGACGACAAGGTGGTCGCGGCGTGGAACGGGCTCGCGATCAGCGGACTCGTCGATGCCGGGCGCCGCCTCGGCCGACCGGACTACCTGGAGGCGGCGACGCGGGCGGGGGAGCTGCTCGCCCGGCTGCACCTGCGGGACGGCCGGCTGCTCCGGGTCTCGCGCGACGGTGTGGCCGGCGCCCATGCGGGCGTGCTCGAGGACTACGGCTGCGTGGCCACCGGCTTCCTGGCCCTCGCCCAGGCCACCGCCGACCCGCGCTGGCTGGGGCTGGCGACCAGGCTCCTCGACACCGCGCTCGCCGGGTTCGCCGCCCCGGACGGCGGCTTCTACGACACCAGCGCCGACGCGGAGGTGCTCGTCACCCGGCCGCGCGACCCCGGCGACAACGCCTCGCCCAGCGGCCTCAGCAGTCTGGTCCACGCCCTCGTCGAGGCGCACGCGCTCACCGGGGAGGGTCGCTACCGCGACGCGGCCGAGACCGCTCTGGCGACCGTCAGCGTGCTCGCCGACAAGGCGCCCCGGTTCGCCGGCTGGTCGCTCGCGGCGGCGGTGACCATGCTCGACGGGCCGCTGGAGGTCGCCGTCGTCGGCCCGCCCGGCGCCCGGCGCGACGCGCTGGTCGCCCGCGCCCTCGCGCTCCCCGGCGCGGTGGTGATCGCCGCCGACCCCGCCGATCCCGCTGACCCCGCGACCGACGCCATCCCGCTGCTGGCCGGGCGGACGCCGGTCGACGGGCTCCCGGCGGCGTACGTGTGCCGGGGCTTCGTCTGCGAGCGGCCGGTCACCGAGCCCGACGGCATCGGCTGA
- a CDS encoding PLP-dependent aminotransferase family protein encodes MSNDSSVRIAAALRAWIRDAAPGAQLPSSRRLVAEYAASPITVQKALRRLVAEGLVESRPGVGSFVRAVRPARGPDFGWQSGALRTPRADLPRIAGPLQTPPPEAQALHAGYPGPDLLPERLVRTALGRAARGAAATSRPPAAGLPDLRAWFATELADATPTQLGVATAHDVIVAPGSQSALASIFRALVAPGQPLLLESPTYWGAIQAARQAGVELVPVPSDAHGPEPAEVERALRETGARAFYAQPSFANPTGARWSAERAEQVLDVVRAHGAFLVEDDWAHDFGIDAEVTPLAARDDAGHVVYLRSLTKSVSPALRVAAVIARGPARDRILGDRAAESMYVSGLLQQAALEVVSDPGWRTHLRRLRVQLRGRRDLLAAAVREHAPSLHLAAVPAGGLHLWARLPDGTDAERLVRDCTAEGVWVAAGDEWFPAEPAAPYLRLTFIGPEPAGYPQAMRVVERAVGLQKR; translated from the coding sequence ATGAGCAATGATAGCAGTGTCCGGATCGCCGCCGCCCTGCGTGCCTGGATCCGGGACGCCGCGCCGGGCGCCCAGCTGCCGTCGTCCCGCCGCCTCGTCGCCGAGTACGCCGCCAGCCCGATCACCGTGCAGAAGGCGCTGCGCCGGCTGGTGGCCGAGGGCCTGGTCGAGAGCCGTCCCGGCGTCGGGAGCTTCGTGCGCGCCGTCCGGCCGGCCCGGGGACCGGACTTCGGCTGGCAGAGCGGTGCGCTGCGCACGCCTCGCGCCGACCTCCCGCGCATCGCCGGTCCGCTGCAGACCCCGCCACCGGAGGCACAGGCGCTGCATGCGGGCTACCCGGGACCGGACCTGCTGCCTGAGCGGCTGGTCCGCACCGCGCTCGGCCGGGCCGCCCGCGGGGCGGCGGCCACCTCGCGCCCGCCCGCCGCCGGCCTGCCCGACCTGCGGGCCTGGTTCGCCACGGAGCTCGCGGACGCGACGCCCACCCAGCTCGGCGTCGCGACCGCCCACGACGTGATCGTGGCACCCGGCTCGCAGAGCGCGCTGGCCTCGATCTTCCGTGCGCTCGTTGCGCCCGGCCAGCCGCTGCTCCTCGAGTCGCCGACCTACTGGGGGGCGATCCAGGCGGCGCGCCAGGCAGGCGTCGAGCTGGTCCCCGTGCCCAGCGACGCGCACGGCCCGGAGCCCGCGGAGGTCGAGCGGGCGCTGCGGGAGACCGGTGCCCGCGCGTTCTACGCCCAGCCCAGCTTCGCCAACCCCACCGGCGCCCGGTGGAGCGCCGAGCGCGCGGAGCAGGTCCTCGACGTCGTCCGCGCCCACGGCGCCTTCCTGGTCGAGGACGACTGGGCGCACGACTTCGGCATCGACGCGGAGGTGACGCCGCTCGCCGCCCGCGACGACGCCGGCCACGTCGTCTACCTGCGGTCACTGACCAAGAGCGTGTCCCCGGCCCTGCGGGTCGCGGCCGTGATCGCCCGCGGCCCGGCCCGGGACCGGATCCTCGGCGACCGTGCCGCCGAGTCGATGTACGTCAGCGGGCTGCTCCAGCAGGCCGCCCTCGAGGTCGTCAGCGACCCCGGCTGGCGCACCCACCTGCGCCGGCTGCGGGTCCAGCTCCGCGGGCGCCGCGACCTCCTCGCCGCCGCGGTCCGGGAGCACGCCCCGTCCCTGCACCTCGCCGCCGTCCCTGCCGGCGGGCTGCACCTGTGGGCGCGACTGCCCGACGGCACCGACGCCGAGCGACTGGTGCGCGACTGCACGGCCGAGGGGGTGTGGGTCGCGGCGGGCGACGAGTGGTTCCCGGCCGAGCCGGCGGCGCCGTACCTGCGGCTGACCTTCATCGGGCCCGAACCCGCCGGCTACCCGCAGGCGATGCGGGTCGTCGAGCGGGCGGTCGGTCTGCAGAAGCGGTAG
- a CDS encoding DMT family transporter gives MSVQSSAIVPDRHPLSRPGAPVAGLAWGLLGVLAFSFTVPLTRVAVGGLDPLFIGAGRAVVAALLAAGALALTRQALPRGRQWLRLAVVAGGVVAGFPLLTSYALTEVPASHGAVVIAMLPATTAVIIVLRTGERPVRAFWVFAALGAVAAVGFAMLQGGGTGHLQRADLLLVLGVLACAIGYAEGGAISRELGSWQAISWALVLAAPAMAVLTAVSVVREQPSATATQWLCFAYLACVSMFLGFFAWYRGLAIGPMAQVSQVQLAQPVLSIAWAGLLLGEQVTWLTVMGGSAVVACAAGASSSRRRAPVVPDRTAVKSPI, from the coding sequence ATGTCAGTACAGAGTAGCGCTATCGTTCCAGATCGGCACCCGCTATCGCGCCCGGGAGCGCCGGTCGCCGGGCTGGCCTGGGGACTGCTCGGCGTCCTGGCCTTCTCCTTCACCGTGCCGCTCACCCGGGTGGCGGTCGGTGGCCTCGATCCACTGTTCATCGGCGCCGGGCGGGCCGTGGTCGCGGCGCTGCTGGCGGCAGGCGCCCTCGCCCTCACCCGCCAGGCCCTCCCCCGCGGCCGGCAGTGGCTCCGGCTCGCGGTGGTCGCCGGCGGCGTGGTCGCCGGGTTCCCGCTACTGACGTCGTACGCCCTGACCGAGGTCCCAGCCAGCCACGGCGCCGTGGTGATCGCGATGCTGCCCGCCACCACCGCCGTGATCATCGTGCTGCGCACCGGGGAGCGGCCGGTCCGCGCGTTCTGGGTCTTCGCCGCGCTCGGGGCGGTCGCGGCGGTCGGCTTCGCGATGCTGCAGGGCGGCGGCACCGGGCACCTGCAGCGCGCCGACCTGCTCCTCGTGCTCGGGGTGCTCGCCTGCGCGATCGGGTACGCCGAGGGCGGCGCGATCTCGCGCGAGCTCGGCTCGTGGCAGGCGATCTCGTGGGCCCTGGTCCTCGCCGCGCCCGCGATGGCCGTGCTCACCGCCGTGAGCGTCGTCCGCGAGCAGCCGTCGGCGACGGCGACACAGTGGCTGTGCTTCGCCTATCTCGCCTGCGTGAGCATGTTCCTCGGCTTCTTCGCGTGGTACCGCGGCCTCGCCATCGGTCCGATGGCGCAGGTCAGCCAGGTGCAGCTCGCCCAACCGGTGCTGAGCATCGCCTGGGCCGGTCTGCTGCTGGGCGAGCAGGTGACCTGGCTGACCGTGATGGGCGGGTCGGCCGTCGTGGCCTGCGCGGCGGGCGCCAGCTCCTCCCGCCGGCGGGCGCCCGTCGTACCGGACAGGACGGCTGTGAAATCACCGATTTGA
- a CDS encoding amino acid ABC transporter ATP-binding protein: MTDTGSPRPLIQVRGLCKSFGERQILFDVDLDVDAGKVVVLIGPSGSGKTTLLRCINRLEHPEQGEVLLDGTPIGTRVVRGRSTPLSNKELAQQRSQVGMVFQRFNLFHHKTALQNITEGMVQVAGIAPDVAAATGHDLLTRVGLAEKADSYPSQLSGGQQQRVAIARALGMGPRAILFDEPTSALDPETVGDVLGVMRDLADQGMTMVVATHEMGFAREVADLVVMMDQGRVVESAPPTDFFGRPSSERTTRFLAKVL; the protein is encoded by the coding sequence ATGACCGACACCGGCAGCCCCCGCCCGCTGATCCAGGTGCGCGGCCTGTGCAAGTCCTTCGGGGAGCGCCAGATCCTCTTCGACGTCGACCTGGACGTCGACGCGGGCAAGGTGGTCGTCCTGATCGGCCCGTCGGGCTCGGGCAAGACCACCCTGCTGCGCTGCATCAACCGGCTGGAGCATCCCGAGCAGGGCGAGGTGCTCCTCGACGGCACGCCGATCGGCACCCGGGTCGTCCGCGGCCGGAGCACACCACTGTCCAACAAGGAGCTGGCCCAGCAGCGCTCCCAGGTCGGGATGGTGTTCCAGCGCTTCAACCTGTTCCACCACAAGACGGCCCTGCAGAACATCACCGAGGGCATGGTGCAGGTCGCCGGGATCGCACCGGACGTCGCGGCCGCCACCGGCCACGACCTGCTGACGCGGGTCGGCCTCGCGGAGAAGGCGGACTCCTACCCGAGCCAGCTCTCCGGGGGCCAGCAGCAGCGGGTCGCCATCGCCCGGGCGCTGGGCATGGGTCCGCGCGCCATCCTGTTCGACGAGCCCACGAGCGCCCTCGACCCGGAGACGGTGGGCGACGTCCTCGGCGTCATGCGGGACCTCGCCGACCAGGGCATGACCATGGTCGTGGCCACCCACGAGATGGGCTTCGCCCGCGAGGTCGCCGACCTGGTCGTGATGATGGACCAGGGCCGCGTCGTCGAGAGCGCGCCGCCCACGGACTTCTTCGGCCGGCCGTCCTCGGAACGCACCACCCGGTTCCTGGCCAAGGTGCTCTAG
- a CDS encoding UdgX family uracil-DNA binding protein (This protein belongs to the uracil DNA glycosylase superfamily, members of which act in excision repair of DNA. However, it belongs more specifically to UdgX branch, whose founding member was found to bind uracil in DNA (where it does not belong), without cleaving it, appears to promote DNA repair by a pathway involving RecA, rather than base excision.) has protein sequence MASRRPGAQEWVPAHPTLPALRAAVQECRGCELYRDATQGVMGDGARTARLLLLGEQPGDQEDQQGEPFVGPAGQVLDDALGDAGIAAADVFRTNVVKHFRWSGTRGKRRIHQSPHRGHVDACRPWLQAELALVRPRGVVVLGGTAGQALYGPRFRVGEARGRRLAWPDDLQLDHPPDWTLATTHPSAVLRARGERQAAYDALVADLRVAAGLL, from the coding sequence ATGGCGTCCCGACGGCCCGGCGCGCAGGAGTGGGTCCCCGCGCATCCGACCCTGCCCGCGCTGAGGGCGGCCGTGCAGGAGTGCCGGGGCTGCGAGCTCTACCGCGACGCCACCCAGGGCGTGATGGGCGACGGCGCCCGCACCGCTCGGCTGCTCCTGCTGGGTGAGCAACCCGGTGACCAGGAGGACCAGCAGGGCGAGCCCTTCGTCGGCCCGGCCGGTCAGGTGCTCGACGACGCGCTGGGCGACGCGGGCATCGCCGCCGCCGACGTGTTCCGCACCAACGTCGTCAAGCACTTCCGGTGGTCCGGGACCCGCGGCAAGCGTCGCATCCATCAGTCCCCGCACCGCGGCCACGTCGACGCCTGCCGTCCCTGGCTGCAGGCCGAGCTCGCGCTGGTCCGCCCCCGGGGCGTCGTCGTCCTGGGCGGCACGGCCGGGCAGGCCCTCTACGGTCCGCGGTTCCGGGTCGGCGAGGCCCGTGGCCGGCGGCTGGCCTGGCCCGACGACCTCCAGCTCGACCACCCGCCGGACTGGACGTTGGCGACCACCCACCCCTCCGCGGTGCTGCGGGCGCGCGGGGAGCGGCAGGCGGCGTACGACGCGCTGGTGGCGGATCTGAGGGTGGCGGCCGGGCTCCTCTAG
- a CDS encoding DUF1353 domain-containing protein yields the protein MSPWTPVRPEPERFHDEGSADPPRIVLERVESGDLHRRTERFRMLHRIAYRDREYGDLLVPADLGSFETDLTSVPTIFTWLVPRTGRHLPPALLHDGLVHAPDELPTYLSVEGHVLDRVAADRVFRAAMRDTDTGPVRSWLVWSAVTLSTIWHGSASWSPARHLRYRLAALATVLVVAVLGVLATLDLFDVIDGVPWMGERSFARELAGGLAGAVVVPLLLGLTWGRFAIAGVVTGVALAVLLHVTVALALITLAYQAAEWVARRTPVAAVVIAGVVITADLVLVVLFVSPFR from the coding sequence ATGAGCCCCTGGACGCCGGTGCGGCCCGAGCCGGAGCGCTTCCACGACGAGGGATCGGCCGACCCACCGCGGATCGTCCTGGAGCGCGTGGAGTCCGGCGACCTCCATCGTCGTACCGAGCGGTTCCGGATGCTGCACCGGATCGCCTACCGCGACCGCGAGTACGGCGACCTGCTGGTGCCCGCCGACCTCGGCTCCTTCGAGACGGACCTGACCTCGGTCCCGACGATCTTCACCTGGCTGGTGCCGCGCACCGGCCGTCATCTCCCGCCGGCGCTGCTGCACGACGGACTGGTCCACGCACCCGACGAGCTGCCCACCTACCTGTCGGTGGAGGGGCACGTCCTCGACCGGGTGGCCGCGGACCGGGTGTTCCGGGCGGCCATGCGCGACACCGACACGGGGCCGGTGCGCAGCTGGCTGGTCTGGTCGGCGGTGACCCTGTCGACGATCTGGCACGGCTCCGCCTCCTGGTCCCCGGCGCGGCACCTGCGCTACCGACTGGCCGCGCTGGCGACGGTCCTGGTCGTCGCGGTGCTCGGGGTGCTCGCCACGCTCGACCTGTTCGACGTCATCGACGGCGTGCCGTGGATGGGGGAGCGGTCCTTCGCGAGGGAGCTCGCCGGCGGCCTGGCCGGCGCGGTCGTCGTGCCCCTCCTGCTGGGCCTGACCTGGGGGCGCTTCGCCATCGCGGGGGTGGTCACCGGCGTCGCCCTGGCCGTGCTGCTCCACGTCACCGTCGCGCTCGCGCTGATCACCCTCGCCTACCAGGCGGCGGAGTGGGTCGCGCGGCGTACCCCGGTCGCGGCCGTCGTGATCGCCGGCGTCGTGATCACCGCCGATCTGGTGCTGGTCGTTTTGTTCGTCAGCCCGTTCCGCTGA
- a CDS encoding aldehyde dehydrogenase family protein, with translation MTTTDAPAQTFTSLDPATGAVVGTHPIHDAAAVEAAVATARKQAEWWRALGFDGRKQALVRWRKVIARRMEELAALMARETGKPDGDALLETALAIDHLAWAASHAEKVLKRRSVSPGLLMVNQAASVEYRPLGVVGVIGPWNYPVFTPMGSIAYALAAGNAVVFKPSEYTPGVGEWLAATFQEAVGRPVLQVVTGYGDTGAALTKAGVDKVAFTGSTATGKRVMAACAETLTPVVIEAGGKDALIVAEDADVTEAAEAALWGAAANAGQTCAGVERVYVHDRVYDRFLDELVAQAEQLEARPGGQVGPITMPSQVDIIRRHIDDALARGGRALVGGPVPEGARFVQPTVLVDVPEDSAAVQEETFGPTVTVSRVASMDEAVERANGTRYALGSTVFSKSQGMEIAQRLRAGMTAINGVISFAGIPTLPFGGVGDSGFGRIHGPDGLREFTYPHAIARQRFKPAIALTTFRRTAKEEKQLTKVVRGLYGRGKS, from the coding sequence GTGACGACCACGGACGCTCCCGCCCAGACCTTCACCTCGCTCGACCCCGCCACCGGCGCGGTCGTCGGCACCCACCCGATCCACGACGCCGCCGCGGTGGAGGCGGCGGTCGCCACCGCCCGCAAGCAGGCCGAGTGGTGGCGTGCGCTCGGCTTCGACGGCCGCAAGCAGGCCCTGGTCCGCTGGCGCAAGGTGATCGCCCGGCGGATGGAGGAGCTCGCCGCCCTGATGGCCCGCGAGACCGGCAAGCCCGACGGCGACGCGCTGCTCGAGACCGCCCTCGCCATCGACCACCTCGCCTGGGCCGCGAGCCACGCCGAGAAGGTGCTCAAGCGGCGCAGCGTCTCCCCGGGGCTGCTCATGGTCAACCAGGCGGCGAGCGTCGAGTACCGCCCGCTCGGCGTCGTCGGCGTCATCGGCCCGTGGAACTACCCCGTCTTCACCCCGATGGGCTCGATCGCCTACGCCCTCGCGGCCGGCAACGCGGTCGTCTTCAAGCCCTCGGAATACACCCCCGGCGTCGGCGAGTGGCTCGCCGCGACCTTCCAGGAGGCCGTCGGCCGGCCGGTGCTCCAGGTCGTCACCGGGTACGGCGACACCGGGGCTGCGCTCACCAAGGCCGGTGTCGACAAGGTGGCCTTCACCGGCTCCACCGCCACCGGCAAGCGGGTGATGGCTGCCTGCGCCGAGACGCTGACCCCGGTCGTCATCGAGGCCGGCGGCAAGGACGCCCTCATCGTTGCGGAGGACGCCGACGTCACCGAGGCGGCCGAGGCGGCTCTGTGGGGCGCCGCGGCCAACGCCGGGCAGACCTGCGCCGGGGTGGAGCGGGTCTACGTCCACGACCGCGTCTACGACAGGTTCCTCGACGAGCTGGTCGCGCAGGCCGAGCAGCTCGAGGCGCGTCCCGGTGGCCAGGTCGGCCCGATCACCATGCCCTCCCAGGTCGACATCATCAGGCGCCACATCGACGACGCGCTGGCCCGCGGAGGCCGCGCCCTGGTCGGCGGCCCGGTGCCCGAGGGCGCCCGCTTCGTGCAGCCGACCGTGCTGGTCGACGTGCCGGAGGACTCGGCGGCGGTGCAGGAGGAGACCTTCGGCCCCACGGTCACGGTGTCGCGCGTGGCGAGCATGGACGAGGCCGTCGAGCGGGCCAACGGCACCCGCTACGCCCTCGGCTCGACGGTGTTCTCCAAGAGCCAGGGCATGGAGATCGCGCAGCGGCTGCGGGCCGGGATGACCGCGATCAACGGCGTCATCTCCTTCGCCGGCATCCCGACCCTGCCCTTCGGCGGCGTCGGCGACTCCGGCTTCGGCCGGATCCACGGTCCCGACGGCCTGCGCGAGTTCACCTACCCCCACGCGATCGCCCGGCAGCGGTTCAAGCCGGCGATCGCGCTCACCACCTTCCGCCGCACGGCCAAGGAGGAGAAGCAGCTCACGAAGGTCGTGCGCGGGCTGTACGGCCGCGGGAAGAGCTAG